The sequence CTCGGTCGCGCCGCTGACGGTTCGATGCGTGACGCCATGAGCCTGACCGATCAGGCCATCGCCTTTGGTGAGGGAAAGGTTCTGGCCACGGATGTGCGGGCGATGCTCGGCACGCTGGATCACGGTCAGGTCTATGACGTCCTGCATTCGTTGATCGAAGGCGATGCCAAGGCGTTGCTCGAAGCGGTGCGTCACCTGGCCGAGCAAGGCCCGGACTGGAACGGCGTGCTCTCGGAAATTCTTAACGTATTGCACCGGGTGGCCATCGCTCAGGCGTTGCCGGAAGGTGTCGACAACGGGCATGGCGACCGCGATCGCGTGCTGGCTCTGGCCCAGGCGTTGCCGGCCGAAGATGTGCAGTTCTATTACCAGATGGGCCTGATCGGTCGCCGCGATTTGCCGCTGGCGCCGGATCCGCGCGGTGGTTTCGAAATGGTCCTGCTGCGGATGCTCGCCTTCCGGCCGGCAGATACGGCGGACGCCCCGAGGCAACCGCTAAAGCCAGTGGGGATCAGCCAGGCCACAGTTGATTCCGCAAACTCCGTGGCTGCCGCGCCTAAACCTGCGCCGGTAGTCGCTGCGGCGGTTGTGCCGGCTCCAGCTCCGGCACCCGTGGTAGCACCAGCACCGGCTCCCCAGCCCGCGCCGGTTGCTCCTGTTGCCGCGCCAGAACCTGCGCCTGTCGTTGCCGAAGCCGTCGTCGATCTGCCGTGGAATGACCCGGTAGCGCCCGAGGCTGAGCCCGAGCCCGAACCCGCGCAGCAACCCGCCGTCGAACCCGTGCTGGAAACCACCGCCGAGCAACCCGAGTTGCCGCCAATGCCGTTGCCGACCCCGGACAGCGTCGTTCCGGAAGCTCCAGAATGGGCTGCCGCACCGATTCCCGAGCCGTCGGTCGCCGACGTCGATGCCGCCACACCGGGCATGGACATGGACGACGAGCCGCCGCTGGACGAGGACTACATCGAGCCGGACATGGATTCGGCCTACAGCTACCTCGACGAACTGGCCAGCGAACACGCCGCCGAGCCTGCCCCGGAACCCGAGCCAGAACCGGCTGCGGCGCCGGCCACAGGTCTGGCGTTGCAATGGCTGGAGCTGTTCCCGAAACTGCCGATTTCCGGCATGACCGGCAGCATTGCCGCCAACTGCACATTGATCGCCGTCGATGGCGATCATTGGCTGATGCACCTCGATCCGGCGCACAGCGCACTGTTCAACGCCACGCAGCAGCGGCGTCTGAACGATGCGTTGAACCAGTTCCACGGTCGCACGCTGAGCCTGACCATCGAGCTGATCAAGCCCGAGCAGGAAACCCCGGCCCAGGCCGCGTCCCGTCGCCGTGCCAACCGTCAGCGCGAGGCGGAGGAATCGATCCACGGTGATCCGTTCATCCAGCAGATGGTTCAGCAGTTCGGCGCGGTGGTGCGACACGATACTATTGAACCTGTCGAGGCTCTGGTCACTCAGGGCTAATAACTGAAGGCGTTCGGCTCCATTGGCCGGGCGCTGTTTTGATCCAAGTACTTTGAGGTGATTCCCATGATGAAAGGTGGCATGGCCGGCCTGATGAAGCAGGCGCAGCAGATGCAGGAAAAAATGGCCAAGATGCAGGAAGAGCTGGCCAACGCCGAAGTCACCGGTAAGGCCGGCGGCGATATGGTCACCGTGGTGATGACCGGTCGTCACGACGTCAAAAGCGTGAGCATCGACCCAAGCCTGGTCGAAGGCATGAGCGAGGACGACAAAGAGATGCTGGAAGCGGTCATTGCCTCCGCCGTCAACGACGCTGTGCGCAAGATCGAAAAAAACAGCCAGGACAAAATGGGCAACATGACCGCCGGCATGAACCTGCCAGCCGGTATGAAACTGCCATTCTGATTCGCCAATCGGCGGCAGATGAGCTACACAAAATGCCAGGCCTTGCGCCTGGCATTTTTGTTTCTGACTGATCGTTCCCACGCTCTGCGTGGGAATGCAGCCCGGGACGCTCCGCGTCCCAAGTACAGAGCCGAACGCGGAGCGTCCGATGAGGCATTCCCACGCGGAGCATGGGAACGATCAGCCCCGACACCTGAATAAACATCGAACGCCCCATCGCCTCAACGGTCTGCTCCCTATACCCGCTGAATTCACCATTCACAGGAGACGCTGACATGTCCGACCCGCTTACGCTCAACCAACGTTTCGTCCTCGCCTCGCGCCCGGTCGGCGCGCCGACCCCGGAAAACTTCCGCCTCGAACGCGAAGCGCTGCCGGATCTGGCGGACGGCGAGGTACTGCTGAAAACCCTGTACCTGTCCCTCGATCCCTACATGCGCGGACGCATGAGCGACGCACCGTCCTACGCTGCCCCGGTACAAATCGGCGAAGTGATGACCGGCGGTGCTGTCAGCCGTGTCGAGGATTCGCGTCATCCGAAATTCCATAAGGGCGATCTGGTCGTTGGCGCCACCGGTTGGCAGAGCCACAGCATCAGCGACGGCCGCAACATCATCCCGATCCCGGCCGGGCTGCCGAGCCCGTCGATGGCCCTGGGTGTGCTGGGCATGCCGGGCATGACCGCATACATGGGCTTGATGGACATCGGCCAGCCGCAAGAAGGCGAAACCCTCGTTGTCGCAGCGGCTTCCGGTGCGGTCGGCTCGGTGGTCGGGCAAGTGGCGAAGATCAAAGGCCTGCGCGCGGTTGGTGTGGCCGGCGGTGCCGAGAAGTGCAAATACGTGGTCGAGGAACTGGGCTTTGACGCCTGCATCGATCACAAGGCGGCGGATTTTGCTGAACAGCTGGCCAAAGCCTGTCCCGATGGCATCGACATCTATTACGAGAACGTCGGTGGCCATGTGTTTGATGCCGTGGTGCCGCTGCTCAATCCCAAAGCACGCATTCCGCTGTGCGGACTGATCGCCGGTTATAACGCCTCCGAAGCGCCGCAAGGCCCGGATCGCCTTCCAATGCTACAACGCACACTGCTGACCAAGCGCGTGCGGATTCAGGGCTTCATCGTGTTCGACGACTACGGTGATCGTCAGCCGGAATTCATCAGCCACATGGTGCCGTGGGTGCGCGACGGCAAGGTGAAATTCCGCGAGGACGTGGTGGAAGGACTGGAGCAGGCGCCCGAGGCGTTTATCGGCCTGCTGGAGGGGCGCAACTTCGGCAAACTGGTGGTGAAGGTCGCGCAGGACTGAGTATTTGACGCTGGCCAGAGGCGCGGGTATAAACCGCGTCTCGTTGTTTTGTCGGACTTTTTACCCATGAGCTTCAGCCCTTTGATTCGCCAACTGATCGACGCGCTGCGCACCTTGCCGGGCGTGGGTCAGAAAACCGCCCAGCGCATGGCGTTGCAGTTGCTCGAGCGTGACCGCAGCGGCGGCTTGCGTCTGGCCCAGGCCCTGAGCCAGGCCATGGAAGGGGTCGGCCACTGCCGCCAGTGCCGCACGCTGACCGAAGACGATCTGTGCCCGCAGTGCGCCGATACCCGCCGTGACGACACGCTGCTGTGCGTGGTGGAAGGGCCGATGGATGTGTATGCCGTCGAGCAGACCGGCTTCCGTGGGCGCTACTTTGTGCTCAAGGGGCATTTGTCGCCGCTTGATGGTCTGGGCCCGGAAGCGATCGGCATTCCGCAGTTGATGACGCGGATTGAAGAGGCGGGGACGTTTACCGAAGTCATCCTCGCAACTAACCCGACGGTGGAAGGTGAGGCGACGGCGCATTACATCGCGCAGCTGCTGAACAACAAAGGCTTGGTCGCTTCGCGGATTGCTCACGGCGTGCCGCTGGGTGGTGAGCTGGAGCTGGTCGATGGCGGCACGCTGGCGCATTCGTTTGCCGGGCGTAAACCGATTTCCCTCTAAGTTATGCGGCGTCTGATTTGACGCCTTCGCGAGCAGGCTCGCTCCCACATTGGTTTTGTGTCATTCACAAATCCCCTGTGGGAGCGAGCCTGCTCGCGAATGGCGCACCTCGGTCAATCTGATTCACACAATTGAGTTGAAAGCCAAGCAAGCGCTCGGTTAAGTTCGGCGAACCCTTCCGTGGAGCTCGCCCATGCCTGCCTTTCAGGAATACTTCGATCCCAGCCATCAATTGGTCCGCGACAGCGTCAGGCGCTTCGTCGAGCGCGAGATCCTGCCGGACATCGATCAGTGGGAAGAAGCCGAAAGCTTTCCCCGCGAGCTATACCTGAAGGCTGGCGCGGCAGGCATCCTCGGCATTGGTTACCCCGAAACGCTGGGAGGCAGCCATGAAGGCGATCTGTTCGCCAAGGTCGCCGCCAGTGAGGAACTGATGCGCTGTGGCTCAGGCGGGCTGGTAGCGGGTCTCGGCTCGCTGGATATCGGCTTGCCACCGATCGTCAAATGGGCCCGTCCCGAGGTGCGTGAGCGTGTCGTGCCGCCAGTGCTCGGCGGCGAGAAAATCAGCGCTCTGGCGGTTACCGAGCCGGGCGGCGGCTCCGATGTCGCCAACCTGCAAACCCGCGCCGTGCGCGACGGCGATTTCTATCGTGTCAGCGGCAGCAAAACCTTTATCACCAGTGGCGTGCGCGCCGATTTCTACACCGTCGCGGTGCGCACCGGTGCGCCGGGTTTCGGCGGTATCAGCCTGTTGTTGATCGAAAAGGGCACGCCGGGCTTCACCGTTGGCCGTCAGCTTAAGAAAATGGGTTGGTGGGCGTCGGACACCGCCGAATTGTTCTTCGACGATTGCCGCGTGCCTGTAGGAAATCTGATCGGCGCCGAAAACATGGGCTTCGCCTGCATCATGGGTAACTTCCAGAGTGAACGGTTGGCGCTGGCGTTGATGGCCAACATGACTTCGCAGCTAGCGTTGGAAGAGAGCCTGAAATGGGCGCGCGAGCGTGAGGCGTTTGGCAAGCCGATCGGCAAGTTCCAGGTGATCAAACATCGCCTCGCCGAGATGGCGACCGCGCTGGAAGTCTCACGGGAGTTCACTTACCGGCAAGCGGCGAAGATGGCGGCGGGGCAGAGTGTGATCAAGGAGATTTCCATGGCGAAGAATTTCGCTACGGATACTTCGGACAGGATTACTACCGAGGCGGTGCAGATTCTTGGCGGGTTGGGTTATATGCGCGAGAGTCTGGTGGAGCGGCTGTATCGGGATAACCGCATCTTGTCGATTGGCGGCGGGACGCGGGAGGTGATGAACGAGATCATCAGCAAGCAGATGGGGCTTTAGGTTTTGCAGTGAGGCTACCGGCCTCATCGCGAGCAGGCTCACTCCTACAGGGGAACGCATTCCAAATTGTAGGAGTGAGCCTGCTCGCGATGGCGGCCTGAAGGGCGCTGCTTACTTATCGGTTAACGCAAACTGCGTCAGGCAGAACGTCGGAATCCCCATGTCCTGCAGGCGTTGTGAACCTTGCAACTCCGGCAAATCAATAATCGCCGCCGCTTCATGCACCCGCGCGCCCATGCGGCGAATCAGGTTGGCCGCTGCGATCAGCGTGCCGCCAGTGGCGATCAAGTCATCGAACATCACCACCGAGTCGCCTTCACACAGGCTGTCGGCGTGCACTTCGAGGAACGCTTCGCCGTACTCGGTTGCGTAACCCTCGGCCAACACGTCCGCCGGCAGTTTGCCCTGTTTGCGGAACAGCACCAGCGGCTTGTTCAACTGATAGGCCAGCACCGAGCCGATCAGAAAACCGCGCGCATCCATCGCACCGATGTGGGTGAAATCGGCTTCCACGTAGCGGTGGGCGAAGCTGTCCATCACCAGACGCAGGGCCTTAGGCGATTGAAACAGCGGGGTGATGTCGCGAAAGATCACGCCCGGTTTCGGGAAGTCGATCACTGGGCGGATAAGCGATTTGATGTCGAAGGAGTCGAAGACCATCGTCGAGGTGTCCTGGCAGGGCTGCAAACGGCGCAGTATACCCGCGGCTGAAACGCTTCGCTCAACCGCGGATCGACATTAACCTTCGAGTGAGCCACCGGCCAGCGCGCAGAGCTGGATCGGGTCGAGGATGTGAATCTCCTTGCCCTCGGCGGCGATCAGCTCATTTTGCTGGAAGCGCGTGAACACGCGGGACACGGTTTCCACCGCCAGACCGAGGTAGTTGCCGATTTCATTGCGCGACATGCTCAGGCGGAACTGATTGGCCGAGAAGCCGCGAGCGCGGAAGCGGGCGGACAGGTTGACCAGGAAGGTGGCGATGCGCTCGTCGGCGGTTTTCTTCGACAACAGCAACATCATTTGCTGGTCGTCACGGATCTCGCGGCTCATCACGCGCATCAACTGGCGGCGCAGCTGCGGCAGTTGCAGGGCCAGTTCGTCGAGGCGTTCAAACGGGATTTCGCAGACCGAGGTGGTTTCCAGCGCCTGGGCCGACACCGGATGTTTCTCGGTGTCCATGCCGGACAGACCGACCAGTTCGCTCGGCAGGTGGAAACCGGTGAGCTGTTCTTCGCCGCTGTCGCTCAGGCTGAAGGTCTTCAGGGCGCCGGAGCGTACTGCATAAACGGAATCGAACGTGTCGCCCTGGCGGAACAGGAACTCACCCTTTTTCAACGGGCGGCCGCGTTTAACGATTTCGTCCAGCGCATCCATGTCTTCCAGATTCAGAGAAAGTGGCAGGCAGAGAGGGGCCAGGCTGCAATCCTTGCAATGGGCCTGGTTATGAGCGCGCAGTTTAACTGGCTCGGACATTTCTTTAATCCTTGTGGGAAAACACACATAAGCCGTAAGGGTAACCCACGGGAGGACATTCAGGCCAGTCTGGGGCGACTTTGCCCTACAGCCATAAAGCCACAGGGCCAGCCGCCGATAAACAGGTATCAGAACGCATACAAGGAACGCTTCGATGACCGCCATTGGCACGCTCGGCCCCGGTAGCAGCGATGTTGCGGTCATGCCGGAAACGTTTAAAACGTCGTCGGCCAATGTACGTGACCCGGACTCGCCCGAAGAGGCAACCCCGACCTTGGTCGAGGGCGTCAAAGTGTCGCTGTCCGGTGCATCGATTGAAAAGTCCGCCAGTGTCGGAGGTGAAAACAGCGACATCGACGACAGCGGTTTGCCGGAGAACATCCAGCAATTGCTGAAGATGATCCGCAAGTTGCAGAAACAGATTGCCGAGAAAAAGGCGCTCATCGAAGCGGTCATGGCCGACAAGCGCCTTTCCAACGAAGAAAAGATCAACAAGGTCGCGGCTCTGCGTGGCGCCATTGCCGCGTTGAATACCGGTCTGATCACGGCCAATCTTGCCTTGTCCAAAGTGGTGGGGCAGTCGGGCCTGACCGCGGATCAGAATATGAAAGTCGGTTCGCTGCTGATGAAAAACTAAATCACCCGCGAAAAACGCTGGCGGTTCTGCTGTTCCAGGTACGCATCGAACACCATGCACACCGAGCGCACCAACAGACGTCCGGCTGGCAATACTTCAATCCGTTCGCGATCCAGCTCAATCAGGCCATCGCTGGCCATGCCTTGCAGCTGCGGCCACAGCGCGCCGAAGTAACCCTGAAAATCGATGTTGAACTGTTGCTCGATCTCGGCGAAATCCAGGCTGAAATTGCAGATCAGTTGCTGGATCACCGCGCGGCGCAAGCGATCATCGGCGTTGCACACCAGGCCTCGGCTGGTCGCCAGTTGCGCGGCGGCGAGGGTGTTCTGGTATCCGTTGAGGTCGCTGCTGTTCTGACAGTACAGGTCGCCGATCTGGCTGATGGCCGAGACCCCCAGACCAATCAGATCGCAGTGACCGTGGGTGGTGTAACCCTGGAAATTGCGTTGCAGGGTTTGCTCTTCCTGAGCAATCGCCAACTCATCGTCGGGCAGGGCGAAGTGATCCATGCCGATGTAGCGATAGCCAGCGGCGGTGAGCTGTTCGATGGTGCGTTCGAGCATTTCCAGTTTCTGCGCAGGCGCCGGTAACTCATTGCCATTGATCCGCCGCTGCGGCATGAAACGTTCCGGCAGGTGCGCATAGTTGAACACCGAGAGTCGGTCCGGTTGCAGGCTGATCACTTCCTCGACGGTGCGGGCGAAGTTTTCCGGGGTCTGCTTGGGCAAGCCGTAGATCAGATCAATGTTGATCGAGCGAAACTGCAGGGTGCGCGCCGCGTCGATGACCGCGCGGGTTTCTTCCAGGCTTTGCAGGCGATTGACCGCGCGCTGTACCGCCGGATCGAGGTCTTGCAGGCCGATGCTGACCCGGTTGAAACCGAGTTCGCGCAGCAGGCCCATGGTCGACCAGTCGGCTTCGCGCGGGTCGATCTCGATGCCGTAATCGCCGGAGTCGTCCTCCAGCAGATTGAAGTGCTTGCGCAGGTGCGCCATCAGCTGCCGCAGTTCGTCATGACTGAGAAAGGTCGGCGTGCCGCCACCAAAGTGCAGTTGCTCGACTTTCTGGGCCGGGTCGAGATGGCAGGCGATCAGCTGGATTTCCTGCTCCAGCCGTTGTAGATATGGCGCCGCGCGACCTCGGTCCTTGGTGATGACCTTGTTGCACGCGCAGTAGTAGCAAATGTTCGCGCAGAACGGCACATGCACGTACAGCGACAACGGGCGCAGGGCCTTGCGGCTGTCGCGCAGGGCATGGAACAGGTCGAAGGTGCCGACCTGACCGTGAAATTGCACGGCCGTCGGATAGGAGGTGTAGCGCGGCCCCGCCAGGTCGTAGCGGCGGATCAGATCAGAGTCCCAACGAATGGCGTCGAGCATGCGGGCATTCCCCCGGATAGGCTGGCAGTGTGAGCGAGTCTATCGGGGTGCGGCGATGGGGCTCTTGATTTGCATCAACAGCATAAGATCAAAAGATCGCAGCCTTCGGCAGCTCCTACAGGGAAACGCATTCCAAAGGTAGGCGCTGCCGAAGGCTGCGATCTTCTGATCTTAATGGCCCATGAGCCAATGCTGATGCGGGCCGGGAAGGGTCCAGATGCCGAACAGAATCACCAGCAATCCACCGGCCATGCGCACGCTGCGTTTGCGCAACAGCGCCGTAACCCGCTCAGCCGCAAGCCCCGTGGCGAGCAACACCGGCCAGGTGCCGAGGCCAAACGCAAGCATCAACAACGCACTGTCCAGCGCATTGCCCTGACTCGCCGACCACAGCAACGTGCTGTAAACCAGTCCGCACGGCAGCCAGCCCCACAGTGCGCCAAGTAGTAGTGCGCGGGGCAAACTCGACACCGGCAACAAGCGATTGGCGACCGGCTGAATGTAGCGCCACAAACCGCGTCCAAGACTTTCAATGCGCGTCAGCCCGCTCCACCAGCCGGCCAGATACAAACCCATGGCGATCAGCAGCAGCCCGGCCAGCACACGCATGAACAGTGCCGCTGGACTGTTGGCCACCGCCCAGCCCGCCAGGCCGATCAGCAATCCTGCGGTGGCATAACTGAGAATTCGCCCAAGGTTGTACGCCAGCAGCAAACGAAAGCGCCGACTGCGCTGTTCCTTGGGAATCGCCAGGGTCAGCGCCCCCATCAATCCGCCGCACATGCCCAGGCAATGACCGCCGCCGAGCAGGCCGAGGATCAATGCCGAGACCAGCAATGGCGCCAGTTCAAGCATGGGGTGGGGCCTTGTCGTCCGGTTTGCTGGCGTTGGCTTCGTCCACGGCAGCGGTGTGTTTCGGATCCTGATCGTCGAAAAGGATGCTGTGCGCCGGGCCGTCGAGGTCGTCGTACTGACCGCTGTCCACCGCCCAGAAGAAGATGTACACGGCGATGGCCACGATCAGCAGGGCGGCCGGGATCATCACGTAGAGAGCTGGCATCTGTACTCCAGGCCCGCGCGGCTCAGGCCGGCAGCGGGCGGGTTTGCGAGTGGGTGCTGGCGGGCGGCGGACTCGGCAGGCGAGTCAGGCGCAGCGCGTTGAGCACCACGGTCAACGAACTGATCGACATGCCGACGGCGGCCCACACCGGGGTTATCCAGCCGAGGGCGGCGAACGGCAACATGAGGCCATTGTACAGCGCCGCCCACAGCAGGTTCTCGATGATTACCCGGCGGGTGCGCCGTGCGAGTGTGAAGGCTTGGACCAAGGCGTCGAGGCGATTGGACAGCAGCACGGCATCGGCGCTGGTTTTCGCCAGATCGGTGGCTGAACCCATGGCCACGCTGATATCAGCGGCAGCCAGCACCGGCACGTCGTTGACGCCGTCACCGAGCATCAGCACTTTGCGACCTTCCTTGTGCAGTTGCTGCAACACTTGCAGTTTGTCGTCGGGGCGCAAGCCGCCACGGGCCTCATCAATGCCCAGCTCCGCCGCCACACTAGCGACCATCGGCGAGCTATCGCCGGACAGCAACAGCGTACGCCAGCCACGTGCCTTGCACGCAGCGAGCAAGGCTGGTGCGTCATCCCGCAAGCGGTCGTCGAGGACGAACCATGCCAGCGGACCCTGAGTGTCGGCGAGCAGCAGCCATTGGCCGGCCTCGTCCGGCATTGTCGGCACGGGCGCACCGCTGAGGGCGCAGACAAACTCGGTCTGGCCGATGCGCAAACGCTGTCCGCCCACCAAGCCTTCGAGGCCAAGCCCCGGCGTGCTGTGGACTTCTTCGGCAGCCAGCGGCGCACGGCCAAAGGCGCGGGCAATCGGGTGTTCCGAACGGTTTTCCAGCGCGGCGGCAAGGCTCAGACATTGATCACTGTCGAGCGCCGCGAGTGGACGAATCGAGCGCAGCACCAGTCGGCCTTCGGTGAGGGTGCCGGTCTTGTCGAAGATCACTGTGTCGATCTGATTCAAGCCTTCCAGCACATGACCACGCGTCAGCAGCAAACCGAGTTTGTGCAGGGTGCCGGTGGCGGCGGTGAGCGCGGTCGGTGTCGCCAGCGACAGGGCACACGGACAGGTGGCAACCAGCATGGCCAGGACAATCCAGAACGCGCGCGACGAATCCAGTTCCCACCACAACAGGCCGATGGCCGCAGCTGCGATCAGCGACAGCAGCAGGAACCATTGCGCGGCGCGGTCGGCGATTTCTGCCAGTCGCGGTTTTTCCGCCTGGGCGCGATCGAGCAGGCGGACGATGGCCGACAGGCGCGTATCTTGACCCAGTGCCTGCACTTCCACGGTCAACGCGCCTTCGACATTGAGCGTGCCAGCGGTGACCGCATCGCCCGGCATGCGCGGTTGCGGCAGGTACTCGCCGGTGAGCAGCGATTCGTCGATGCTCGACTGGCCGTCGATGATTTTGCCGTCCGCCGGCAGGATCGAACCGGCTTGCACCAGAATCCGCTCGCCGAGACGCAGTTCGCTGAGCAGGATGCGTTTGCTCTGGCCGTTGTTGTCCAGTCGCAGACACGAGGCCGGCAATAGATTCACAAGCTGCGCCGTCGCGGCGGCGGTGCGCTCGCGGGCACGGCGTTCGAGATAGCGCCCGGCAAGCAGGAACAGCGCAAACATGCCGACCGCATCGAAATACAACTCGCCAATGCCGGTGATCGAGGTCCAGATCCCGGCGATGTAAGCGCTGCCGATCGCCAGCGACACCGAGACGTCCATGGTCAGGTGGCGCGTGCGCAGATCGCGCATTGCGCCTTTGAAGAACGGCGCGCAGCTGTAGAACACGATCGGTGTGGTCAGAAACAGCGCGACCCAGCGCAGGATCGTGTGCAGCTCGGGGCTGAGGTCGATGTTGAATTCCGGCCAGGTGGCCATGGTCGCCATCATCGCCTGAAACCACAGCAGGCCGGCGACGCCGAGCTGGCGCAGGGCCAGACGATTTTCGCTGGCCAGTTGTTCGCTGGCGCGATCAGCCTGATACGGGTGGGCGGCGTAACCGATGTGGCGCAGTTCGGCGAGGATCTGGCTCAGTGGCAGTTGCGCGTCGGCCCAGCTC comes from Pseudomonas sp. RU47 and encodes:
- the hemN gene encoding oxygen-independent coproporphyrinogen III oxidase — translated: MLDAIRWDSDLIRRYDLAGPRYTSYPTAVQFHGQVGTFDLFHALRDSRKALRPLSLYVHVPFCANICYYCACNKVITKDRGRAAPYLQRLEQEIQLIACHLDPAQKVEQLHFGGGTPTFLSHDELRQLMAHLRKHFNLLEDDSGDYGIEIDPREADWSTMGLLRELGFNRVSIGLQDLDPAVQRAVNRLQSLEETRAVIDAARTLQFRSINIDLIYGLPKQTPENFARTVEEVISLQPDRLSVFNYAHLPERFMPQRRINGNELPAPAQKLEMLERTIEQLTAAGYRYIGMDHFALPDDELAIAQEEQTLQRNFQGYTTHGHCDLIGLGVSAISQIGDLYCQNSSDLNGYQNTLAAAQLATSRGLVCNADDRLRRAVIQQLICNFSLDFAEIEQQFNIDFQGYFGALWPQLQGMASDGLIELDRERIEVLPAGRLLVRSVCMVFDAYLEQQNRQRFSRVI
- a CDS encoding acyl-CoA dehydrogenase family protein; the protein is MPAFQEYFDPSHQLVRDSVRRFVEREILPDIDQWEEAESFPRELYLKAGAAGILGIGYPETLGGSHEGDLFAKVAASEELMRCGSGGLVAGLGSLDIGLPPIVKWARPEVRERVVPPVLGGEKISALAVTEPGGGSDVANLQTRAVRDGDFYRVSGSKTFITSGVRADFYTVAVRTGAPGFGGISLLLIEKGTPGFTVGRQLKKMGWWASDTAELFFDDCRVPVGNLIGAENMGFACIMGNFQSERLALALMANMTSQLALEESLKWAREREAFGKPIGKFQVIKHRLAEMATALEVSREFTYRQAAKMAAGQSVIKEISMAKNFATDTSDRITTEAVQILGGLGYMRESLVERLYRDNRILSIGGGTREVMNEIISKQMGL
- the fnr gene encoding fumarate/nitrate reduction transcriptional regulator Fnr, producing MSEPVKLRAHNQAHCKDCSLAPLCLPLSLNLEDMDALDEIVKRGRPLKKGEFLFRQGDTFDSVYAVRSGALKTFSLSDSGEEQLTGFHLPSELVGLSGMDTEKHPVSAQALETTSVCEIPFERLDELALQLPQLRRQLMRVMSREIRDDQQMMLLLSKKTADERIATFLVNLSARFRARGFSANQFRLSMSRNEIGNYLGLAVETVSRVFTRFQQNELIAAEGKEIHILDPIQLCALAGGSLEG
- a CDS encoding YbaB/EbfC family nucleoid-associated protein produces the protein MMKGGMAGLMKQAQQMQEKMAKMQEELANAEVTGKAGGDMVTVVMTGRHDVKSVSIDPSLVEGMSEDDKEMLEAVIASAVNDAVRKIEKNSQDKMGNMTAGMNLPAGMKLPF
- a CDS encoding adenine phosphoribosyltransferase, with the protein product MVFDSFDIKSLIRPVIDFPKPGVIFRDITPLFQSPKALRLVMDSFAHRYVEADFTHIGAMDARGFLIGSVLAYQLNKPLVLFRKQGKLPADVLAEGYATEYGEAFLEVHADSLCEGDSVVMFDDLIATGGTLIAAANLIRRMGARVHEAAAIIDLPELQGSQRLQDMGIPTFCLTQFALTDK
- a CDS encoding sulfite exporter TauE/SafE family protein; protein product: MLELAPLLVSALILGLLGGGHCLGMCGGLMGALTLAIPKEQRSRRFRLLLAYNLGRILSYATAGLLIGLAGWAVANSPAALFMRVLAGLLLIAMGLYLAGWWSGLTRIESLGRGLWRYIQPVANRLLPVSSLPRALLLGALWGWLPCGLVYSTLLWSASQGNALDSALLMLAFGLGTWPVLLATGLAAERVTALLRKRSVRMAGGLLVILFGIWTLPGPHQHWLMGH
- the dnaX gene encoding DNA polymerase III subunit gamma/tau, which produces MSYQVLARKWRPRSFREMVGQTHVLKALINALDSQRLHHAYLFTGTRGVGKTTIARIIAKCLNCETGITSSPCGECSVCREIDEGRFVDLIEIDAASRTKVEDTRELLDNVQYAPSRGRFKVYLIDEVHMLSSHSFNALLKTLEEPPPYVKFILATTDPQKLPATILSRCLQFSLKNMTPERVVEHLTHVLTAENVPFEDDALWLLGRAADGSMRDAMSLTDQAIAFGEGKVLATDVRAMLGTLDHGQVYDVLHSLIEGDAKALLEAVRHLAEQGPDWNGVLSEILNVLHRVAIAQALPEGVDNGHGDRDRVLALAQALPAEDVQFYYQMGLIGRRDLPLAPDPRGGFEMVLLRMLAFRPADTADAPRQPLKPVGISQATVDSANSVAAAPKPAPVVAAAVVPAPAPAPVVAPAPAPQPAPVAPVAAPEPAPVVAEAVVDLPWNDPVAPEAEPEPEPAQQPAVEPVLETTAEQPELPPMPLPTPDSVVPEAPEWAAAPIPEPSVADVDAATPGMDMDDEPPLDEDYIEPDMDSAYSYLDELASEHAAEPAPEPEPEPAAAPATGLALQWLELFPKLPISGMTGSIAANCTLIAVDGDHWLMHLDPAHSALFNATQQRRLNDALNQFHGRTLSLTIELIKPEQETPAQAASRRRANRQREAEESIHGDPFIQQMVQQFGAVVRHDTIEPVEALVTQG
- the recR gene encoding recombination mediator RecR, coding for MSFSPLIRQLIDALRTLPGVGQKTAQRMALQLLERDRSGGLRLAQALSQAMEGVGHCRQCRTLTEDDLCPQCADTRRDDTLLCVVEGPMDVYAVEQTGFRGRYFVLKGHLSPLDGLGPEAIGIPQLMTRIEEAGTFTEVILATNPTVEGEATAHYIAQLLNNKGLVASRIAHGVPLGGELELVDGGTLAHSFAGRKPISL
- the ccoS gene encoding cbb3-type cytochrome oxidase assembly protein CcoS; its protein translation is MPALYVMIPAALLIVAIAVYIFFWAVDSGQYDDLDGPAHSILFDDQDPKHTAAVDEANASKPDDKAPPHA
- a CDS encoding NADP-dependent oxidoreductase; translation: MSDPLTLNQRFVLASRPVGAPTPENFRLEREALPDLADGEVLLKTLYLSLDPYMRGRMSDAPSYAAPVQIGEVMTGGAVSRVEDSRHPKFHKGDLVVGATGWQSHSISDGRNIIPIPAGLPSPSMALGVLGMPGMTAYMGLMDIGQPQEGETLVVAAASGAVGSVVGQVAKIKGLRAVGVAGGAEKCKYVVEELGFDACIDHKAADFAEQLAKACPDGIDIYYENVGGHVFDAVVPLLNPKARIPLCGLIAGYNASEAPQGPDRLPMLQRTLLTKRVRIQGFIVFDDYGDRQPEFISHMVPWVRDGKVKFREDVVEGLEQAPEAFIGLLEGRNFGKLVVKVAQD